caccactaaaggcttttctggCAACAACggtggctgatgcatagtgctcttgacgtctccaacattgttggtggccatcatttctgctcagcgtgttcgactttcatcagtcaacagcactgaggcccactggtccctcgtccagcgtagatgctccctggcccatgcaagatgatgatgcctgtgcctggtggtgtggtcaggtacccttgtagGTCGTCTAGCACGCAAACCACGCTCATGTAAATGGAATCGaatagtcttaggctactttcacacttgcggcagtgtgatccggcgggcagttccgtcgtcagaactggccgccggatccgccgatctgctgctgcctgaaagcatttgtgagacggatccggatgcggatccgtctcacaaatgcattgcaaggacggatccgtctctccgcttgttatgcggaccgacggatccgtcttgtacatttttcgcatttttatcgatctgcgcatgcgcatgccggaacgacggatccggcattccggtattctgaatgccggatccggcgctaatacattcctatgggaaaaaatgccggatccggcgttcaggcatgtcttcagtttttttcgccggagaaaaaaccgtagcatgctacggttttctcttttgcctgatcagtcaaaacgactgaactgaagacatcctgatgcaaactgaacggattactctccattcagaatgcatggggatatgcctgatcagttcttttccggtatagagcccctgtgacaaaactctatgccggaaaagaaaaacgctagtgtgaaagtaccctaacgtgacacttgggtgcctctcacctcccttaaatgtgcctgaagTTGTGtagcattcatcatctggttccgcggggcattgttcacaattaaGCTctgatcagtgtgggatgtggccaaaggaagtccacttctatgtctttctgtgactccagtctctctgtatcccTGTTGCAACCtgtgatgacactctgtgacactctaagctcagtggccacttccgccTGAGAGCATCATGCTTGAAGTCtcgcaatggtgaggtactgttgatcaaatGTCAGGTTTCGTTTAGGTCTCATGATGTCAATATGTGAACAGcttgatgaggaggactgtttaaatgctGTCTAATTGAAGCAGGAAATTCTTTGGGCGAGATTTATGGATCAAACACcggttgtgaattttgctgttaagctccatgttagagaacagcaagttgtgcaaaaagtactaaaactttgaacagttggacatgtgcattcaaaagtttacagAAGGTCAAATAAAgatcacctgtaaaggttagagtgcattttaggttcatcgtgaaatttcacccacaagccaaatatccctaacttttttgtgagtagtattatttaaaaggaaggaagaaatatatttatatttattgtggtaaggtgaacagaaaagtgtatggtaaagtcctggaaggggtgtatatcccacccagcttcctcaactgggagaggtaaataaaatccagaaggttaaaacagtctcagcaatgtgtaggttggtAAGACAGTTTTATTAaatttatgggctggattttattggactgggagaaggtaggattggtagagggacctccccagtccaccccattcctagacaggttttcccctagcctgaggtatcccagctgaagccagctgagatcatcaaggggaaataaagcacagtccaggctgtcagtctaggAGAGTGAGgtctggagaaagtctgggatgctggctgccctgctggctagagaagccgagttctctgtgtgaactgtgttcaataggtgagttaggaacttaactgtattgccggagtgtgataaataaagcaatatttggactttaaccctgtggtctgcaagagaatctgtcatcgccgccctacctgagagtgtaaccccttacattatatatatttatatatatctacaCATACACTATTTATTATCTGAGATGTCGGTAAATGAGGGAAGAATATTGATCTACTTAAAAAGAACTAAAAACACAAACACAAATATGGTCTACCTTTTGGAATTCCTGTCCAGTAGTGTACAAATGCATTGCTAATGTCTATAAGTGATAAATATAAGGATCTAAAGCATTACTGGATTACTCTTCTAACAGTGTATTCAGGAAAGCATGTAAAGTTTTTATGTGTTTTACTTTCTGGTAAATAATATTGCATTATTTATTATTCACAGAAACAATGGTGGTAAAGGAAGCAAATGATATAAAATCGCCAGTGCTAAACGTGCTTTATTAATGAAGAAATATTCATTCAGAAACTGTTTGCCAGTCATCCTAaacaaataagaagacagaagtaGCTTCCATCAATCAATGCGCCGTGACAAATCTGGTGGCTTTGTGCCTAGGTGATCCCTGGTAGCACTGCACATCTACTAACATTACACACTACTATTTTACTTTTCATGTTATTTGTTTCAATTACTTCCTAATCACCACTTGTATGAATAAAATGGAATCATTAAACAGAAGTAATGGGGGTCTAATGACAGGAACACCATACTGGAATAATGATACCATATTGTTTAAACCGGTATTCAATATGATGATCGCCCCAGTGACATTAGTCATGTCAGTGTTGGGAATGATTGGAAATGGTATTGTGATCTGGTATCTCTCATTTAAGATTAAGAAAACCAATTCATCCATCTATATCTTTAACCTTGCTGTGGCTGATGCAGCATTTATGCTATTCATGttagtttttaatattttttcattgGTTTTTGCCCTTATACCGCACTTGGAACCACAATATGAGGATGAACGTGTTATTAACTTGGTAGGGGTAATAACTCTAGCTTGTTTCTTTGTCTACAACACTAGTCTGTGTCTTCTAGCAGCTATAAGTATAGAGAGATGTCTATCTGTTGTCTTTCCCATATGGTATTACTGTAACAGACCTAGGCACACATCCTCAATCGTATGTGCTCTTATATGGATCACTTCTTGTACTCTTAGCGCACTCGAGTTTGCATTTTGTTATAGTATTATCTACAATAGTAGAGGTATACTTAAGGAGTCCAGTCAGGAATGCAAAATTATCTTCATTATTATTTGTAGTTTTAGTTTTGCAATTTTTATACCTTCCATGACAGTTTCAAGTTTTATTCTGCTTGTCAAAGTACAGACAAGTTCTCATCAACGACAACCAAAGAAGTTATATGCGGTCATCACACTTACAGTCTTTTTTTTCCTTGTGTTTGGAATGCCCATGAGAGTGTTATTGCTTGCATGGTACAAGCACCATACCATGCCATCCTTCCCCATCATGGAccttttttgtctgttttgtgCGATCAACAGTACCATAAACCCAATAGTTTATTTCATGGTAGGACGCCATGGCCAAAATGGAAAAATTACACTCCTGTCAATTCTTCAGGCAGTTTTTCGAGATGATTCGAATCAGTTAAGAAGGGAACAAAGAAAGCCAACACAAGAGACCGTAACATGACTATTTCATCTTAAGATGGACTGAATATACTGTAAAATGACAACAAATTGTATAATTGTATTTAAAATTAAATGTATTAATTGTTTTAATTAAAATCTATAGTGCTAACAGTTCAGATGacaaggctttgttcacatctgtgttggattCACATTTCTGTTGCAGATTTCATTAATCTTGATGCACTATTTTTCCCGTAAAATGCTAGGCCCTCTGCCAGAAACCTGGCAGACCCATTATAGTCTGTGTGATTTGTTTAGTTCTGTTTGTGCCAGTCAGGCACTGGAACTGGGGCTTCTGTTACTTTTATTGTACTGCTACTATAATGGACCAGAGTAACAGAACCAAAAGTGCAGATGTTCCAGTGATCAGTTTTGGAATAAAACTTTTTTGTTGGGGTGTATTAGGAAttggccataatatataataaagtcTGAAAGTGGTATTCCAGtttcctatcctcagaataggtcaccaATTTCAGATTGATGGAGGTCCAACTTCGCTGtcgcattcaagtaaatgggataaatagatgtaattacactgcaccagcaCTACAATATagacagcaagcaggtaaacattACAAAGAAAGCACCTCTTGCAGTAGTGTCACAGCCCCtccaaacaactgattggcagaGGTGCTGAGAGACAGACCTCCAAcagtctgatactgatgacctatcctgagaatgccAGAGTGACTGATCATATACAGGCTTAACACAACATATAATCAATATAATCACAGAGCAATCATTATTTAAATTGATATATAAAGATAGACCCATTGATAATGCACCAAAGGTCATAACCGTAATTATTGTATTACAAATGTCACTGATACAGTAGACAGATACTTTTACAAAACATAGAATTGAATGACCTTATTGGGTTTGTCTCACTcaccaaatgacatttatcatgtagacaacgttaacacaaggcacttactcatgtattgtgattgtccatattgcctcctttgctgacttgattcatttttccatcactagTGTTAAAAGAATCAAAGTAAAATGAAttgaattcaatctgaatttcagggaaaatttgatttgtcacaaatcaaaAATTCCTTGTGGTTCATATTAacagatcgtttttttttttttttttttctaaattggcTGCTACTGTACATGTGTTACAAAGCCCGGGagcgcaagatcacccataatgtcgggcagccagccaatcagctgagCATAGTGACAGACATGCCAAGGGATAGGGACAGTGGTTAACAAATCTTTTAGTTGTACAATAGGATAGGAACAGTGCAGGGACACTGTAGGGAGATCATATGGAGACAGTTTACACAGTGTAGGAGAGCATAGGCAGACTGCAGTGACAGTGCAGGCACAGTGTAATCGCCCTGTGCATGTTGTTCATCTGCTGTGCCATTAAACTTAATCTgttcaacaggcggtctaatatataggcgcatTTACCTAGTTCATCTGCAGTGCctttaataattaatctgttcagttatacatatatgtagtgtgtatcAGACTAATTGTCAACAGGCAGTCCAATATATAGGTGCATttacctagttcatctgctgcgccattcataaaGAATcttttctgttatacatagacttactgtgcatcagactcattgccAACAggaggtctaatatataggcgcatTTACCTAGTTtatctgctgcgccattcattctTAATATGTTCTGTTATaaaatagacttactgtgcatcagactcattgtcaacaggcagtctaatatataggcaaatttatctagttcatctgctgtgcCTTAAATAATTAATCTCTTCAGTTATACATagatttactgtgcatcagacttagtctcaaTAGACGGTCAAATATATAGGCGTGTTTAACTAGTTTATCTGCTGTGCCATTaaacttaatctgttctgttatacataggcttactgtgcatcagactcattgtcaacaggcggtctCGTATATAGGTGAATttacctagttcatctgctgtatctttaataattaatctgttcagttatacatagacttagtgtgcctcagactcattgtcaacaggcggttTAATATATAGGGCCATTTTTCTAGTTCATCTCCTtcgccattcatacttaatcttaTACATTGCTGACAGCATTGGCAAAAATGTTGTTCTAGCCAACACAAGTATCAACcgaagaaggggtggtggtagcagcagctgcagcaacaggccagagctgccactgtcatcctctGGTCTTGTTTTGactaacaatccagctgtactggaatgttTGACATCTCagatgacaacagatacacacagccaggaattggCCCAGGAACAACCTCTTTGCACTCACCTGTCATGCAATTGCTTCTTTCTTTTGCTGCCCCTTCTTTTCGGGAAGTAATGCATGTTgccggctctgctccacttttcaatgagaacagtcagcagctacaggccagcacagacttggaaaATATTTTCGCTGCATCCTCCCTTAGGTGTACAAATATCGATGATGACAGTCGGGCGGGAGAacgtgttgcgagtggtcagggacgtggccatgagactggtgagggtgacataagtgacgaacagacagtagtggatgatgataaaGCAGATCGCacgtgggagctgggtgaagagagGGCATCATCATCAGGGTGTGTGTGGCAGCAGGCCCGTGAGTAAGCTGCAGGGTGGCAGTGTACCGATGAAGCTGGAGCCAAACGCACCCATGGTAGACAGTCTGCTAATCAGGAGCCTACCTGTGCAACTAGTTGTGCACAAGTTCATAAAGAGAGCAGCAGGCAGTCAACACGGAGTAGTGGAGGTAAAGtgccatactcggcagtgtgggaattttttatcaagTCGCTGGAGGATGTAAACGTGAcagtatgcaggatatgtgggcagaaggtgaagcacagtcagggtgctaa
The Bufo gargarizans isolate SCDJY-AF-19 chromosome 2, ASM1485885v1, whole genome shotgun sequence genome window above contains:
- the LOC122927676 gene encoding mas-related G-protein coupled receptor member H-like isoform X1, translating into MNKMESLNRSNGGLMTGTPYWNNDTILFKPVFNMMIAPVTLVMSVLGMIGNGIVIWYLSFKIKKTNSSIYIFNLAVADAAFMLFMLVFNIFSLVFALIPHLEPQYEDERVINLVGVITLACFFVYNTSLCLLAAISIERCLSVVFPIWYYCNRPRHTSSIVCALIWITSCTLSALEFAFCYSIIYNSRGILKESSQECKIIFIIICSFSFAIFIPSMTVSSFILLVKVQTSSHQRQPKKLYAVITLTVFFFLVFGMPMRVLLLAWYKHHTMPSFPIMDLFCLFCAINSTINPIVYFMVGRHGQNGKITLLSILQAVFRDDSNQLRREQRKPTQETVT